One genomic window of Acidobacteriota bacterium includes the following:
- a CDS encoding PqqD family protein — MALSRSESNASIKPKTRRDLVLQEVGDEGLVYDREGALVHILNATALFTWKLCDGSRSVGVLTDSVCAAFAGATEDDVRRDLQGLVGQLAERGLLEVEG; from the coding sequence TTGGCTCTGAGCCGGTCGGAGTCGAACGCGAGCATCAAACCGAAGACCCGCAGGGATCTCGTTCTGCAGGAAGTCGGGGACGAGGGGCTCGTTTATGACAGGGAAGGGGCCCTCGTCCACATCTTGAACGCGACGGCCCTATTCACCTGGAAACTGTGCGACGGTTCCCGATCCGTCGGGGTCCTGACGGATTCGGTCTGCGCGGCGTTCGCGGGGGCGACGGAGGACGACGTTCGGCGAGACCTTCAGGGGCTGGTTGGCCAGCTCGCGGAGCGCGGTCTGCTCGAGGTGGAAGGCTGA
- a CDS encoding glycosyltransferase family 4 protein — translation MRIAFFGDANYVGAHEWIEYLSREEGFEVHSIVFPGHEHPIPGVVSHRLEGRFPEGKLRYFLCVPALKRAVRRISPDLLIGYRVVSYGLSAALTGFHPLVLAAQGMFIASRATPRLSRAFARRALASADLLHSWAPIMTENMLKLGADPERIMTLTRGVDDRAFSLGAPPPAPLTLATTRQLEAYYNFPTLLDAIDRVRAEVPDVRYRIAGKGSRRGELEAIVRARSLGENVEFLGPVSKERLPDLLRRSHLYVAAVPSDGTSSSMLEAMAAGAIPIVADNESNRHWVKDREGGRLLPPFDARSYAAAIVEAWRDERWRLAARPANRRLVETRASWHRNMALFVSTYRELVAGSRRIPEVARFRADAP, via the coding sequence ATGAGGATCGCCTTCTTCGGCGACGCGAACTACGTGGGGGCGCACGAATGGATCGAGTACCTCTCCCGTGAGGAGGGGTTCGAGGTCCATTCGATAGTCTTCCCGGGGCACGAGCATCCCATCCCCGGCGTCGTCAGCCACCGCCTCGAGGGACGATTCCCCGAGGGGAAGCTTCGCTACTTCCTCTGCGTCCCCGCGCTCAAGCGCGCGGTGCGCCGGATCTCCCCCGATCTGCTCATCGGCTACCGCGTGGTCTCCTACGGCCTGAGCGCGGCGCTCACCGGCTTCCATCCGCTGGTCCTGGCGGCGCAGGGGATGTTCATCGCGTCGCGCGCGACCCCGCGCCTCTCCAGGGCGTTCGCGCGCCGCGCGCTCGCGTCCGCGGATCTGCTTCACTCGTGGGCGCCGATCATGACGGAGAACATGCTGAAGCTGGGTGCCGATCCCGAGCGGATCATGACGCTGACCCGCGGCGTCGACGACCGGGCGTTCAGCCTCGGAGCGCCTCCGCCGGCTCCCCTGACGCTGGCCACGACGCGGCAGCTCGAGGCGTACTACAACTTTCCGACGCTCCTCGACGCGATCGATCGGGTCCGCGCCGAGGTCCCCGACGTCCGTTACCGCATCGCCGGGAAGGGGAGCCGGCGCGGCGAGCTGGAAGCGATCGTGCGCGCGCGCTCTCTCGGAGAAAACGTCGAGTTCCTCGGCCCCGTGTCGAAGGAGCGGCTGCCGGATCTTCTGCGCCGATCGCACCTCTACGTGGCGGCGGTGCCGAGCGACGGGACATCCTCGTCGATGCTCGAGGCCATGGCGGCGGGGGCGATCCCGATCGTGGCCGACAACGAGTCGAACCGCCACTGGGTGAAGGATCGCGAAGGGGGACGCCTCCTCCCTCCTTTCGACGCGCGCTCCTACGCCGCCGCGATCGTCGAAGCCTGGCGCGATGAGCGCTGGCGCCTCGCCGCCCGCCCTGCCAACCGACGGCTCGTCGAGACGCGCGCCTCCTGGCACCGGAACATGGCGCTCTTCGTCTCGACGTACCGCGAGCTCGTCGCGGGGAGCCGGCGCATCCCGGAGGTGGCGCGCTTCAGGGCCGACGCGCCGTAA
- a CDS encoding phenylacetate--CoA ligase family protein, producing the protein MSARRLLHGAYLRARQGKVLALLAGMERDEWLSRDELQARQRARLREILVHAAAHVPFYREILAGAGVNPGTEEPAELLARLPVVTKEMLRERGEAFRSDDGVPRGATVNSTGGSTGQPLTFYQDDLYRLHRQAVMYRGFRWCGWRVGGPLAYLWGSDVDSRSHRGAGALRDAALGVTWVDAFTLDDLAIDRVLDRIGAARPDILIGYASSIRHLARRALARGGGPRLRAIETSAELLTPDARETIERAFGSRVFDRYGCREAGVVSHECGAGDGWHINTETVWLETDAEGRLLLSTLMNYSMPLLRYRNEDLVELGRTGCRCGRGLPLMTRVVGRRADIILSPSGRAIHGEFFTHLFYGVPGVVEFQVVQKTREDLVIRVVAGESFDEAARGRIERTILQHGDAAFRIRWEMPREIPRGRSGKHRFTISEIDA; encoded by the coding sequence GTGAGCGCGCGGCGGCTCCTGCATGGCGCGTACCTCCGGGCGCGGCAGGGGAAGGTCCTCGCCCTCCTCGCCGGGATGGAGCGCGACGAGTGGCTCTCGCGCGACGAGCTCCAGGCGCGCCAGCGCGCCAGGCTCCGCGAGATCCTGGTTCACGCGGCCGCGCACGTCCCCTTCTACCGCGAGATCCTCGCGGGCGCGGGAGTGAACCCGGGGACGGAGGAGCCCGCCGAGCTTCTCGCGCGCCTCCCAGTGGTCACGAAGGAAATGCTGCGAGAGCGGGGCGAAGCGTTCCGAAGCGACGACGGCGTCCCGCGGGGAGCCACCGTCAACTCGACGGGGGGCTCGACGGGACAGCCGCTCACCTTCTATCAGGACGATCTCTACCGTCTCCACCGGCAGGCGGTGATGTACCGGGGGTTTCGCTGGTGCGGCTGGCGCGTCGGCGGACCGCTCGCGTACCTGTGGGGATCCGACGTCGACTCGCGCAGCCACAGGGGGGCCGGCGCGTTGCGCGACGCGGCGCTCGGAGTCACCTGGGTGGACGCGTTCACGCTCGACGATCTCGCGATCGATCGCGTCCTGGACCGGATCGGCGCCGCGCGCCCGGACATCCTGATCGGCTACGCGTCCTCGATCCGTCATCTCGCCCGTCGGGCGCTCGCCCGGGGCGGGGGACCCCGTCTCCGGGCGATCGAGACGTCGGCCGAGCTTCTCACTCCCGACGCGCGGGAGACGATCGAGCGCGCGTTCGGATCGCGCGTCTTCGACCGGTACGGATGCCGCGAGGCTGGGGTCGTCTCCCACGAGTGCGGCGCGGGGGACGGGTGGCACATCAACACGGAGACGGTCTGGCTCGAGACCGATGCCGAGGGGCGGCTGCTCCTGTCGACCCTGATGAACTACTCGATGCCGCTGCTGCGGTACCGCAACGAGGATCTCGTCGAGCTCGGGAGGACCGGATGCCGCTGCGGGCGCGGCCTCCCGCTGATGACTCGCGTGGTCGGTCGCCGGGCCGACATCATCCTGAGCCCTTCGGGACGGGCGATCCACGGCGAGTTCTTCACGCACCTCTTCTACGGCGTCCCGGGCGTCGTGGAGTTCCAGGTGGTCCAGAAGACGCGGGAGGATCTCGTGATCCGCGTCGTCGCGGGCGAGTCATTCGATGAGGCGGCGCGCGGACGGATCGAGCGGACGATCCTTCAGCACGGGGACGCGGCGTTCCGGATTCGGTGGGAGATGCCTCGTGAGATCCCGCGCGGACGCTCGGGGAAGCATCGCTTCACGATCTCCGAGATCGACGCATGA
- a CDS encoding aldehyde dehydrogenase family protein: RLAHDETGFGNVPDKTRKNLFVIVDVHRFIRPMRTVGVLSEDPEKRLIEIAAPAGIVAAIVPTTNPTSTAINKIFIALKAACPIVISPHPNARACVQEVARVLDRAAREAGAPPGSIACMTHVSIEGTRELMKHRLTGIILATGGTGLVRAAYSSGKPAFGVGPGNVPAFVDRSADIAKAARDIVAGKTFDNGVLCSAENAVVADAPIDGALVEAMKAEGAAFLDAAEIAALERVVVTPAGALNTAIVGRDASTIAAMAGLRVAGGTRCLIARLDRVGAEAPLSREKLSPILAYYVEDGWEAACARCLEILAYGGMGHTMSIHARDRDVIMRFALGKPVFRIVVNSPAAVGAVGVTTGVDPSMTLGCGALGGNITSDNITPRHLVNVKRLAFELRSFAAEAPPGPPARPPGIVPGFPRSATGTAPVPAPSSAPASPKGLPDPASLRALILAAADRRGVVAPGRPADPPEREGPRARAVRPDAPGGAPTGTRATPGPVPFVSEADVRAALLEGRRIAISSKTIVTPSARDLGDAHRVFVES; the protein is encoded by the coding sequence CGTCTCGCCCACGACGAGACGGGGTTCGGCAACGTCCCCGACAAGACCCGGAAGAATCTGTTCGTGATCGTCGACGTCCACCGTTTCATCCGTCCGATGCGAACCGTTGGCGTCCTCTCCGAAGACCCCGAGAAACGCCTCATCGAAATCGCCGCGCCCGCGGGGATCGTCGCCGCCATCGTCCCCACGACCAACCCCACGTCGACGGCGATCAACAAGATCTTCATCGCGCTGAAGGCGGCGTGCCCGATCGTGATCTCGCCGCACCCGAACGCGAGGGCGTGCGTCCAGGAGGTCGCGCGGGTCCTCGATCGAGCGGCCCGCGAGGCGGGCGCCCCGCCGGGGTCGATCGCCTGCATGACGCACGTGTCGATCGAGGGGACGCGCGAGCTGATGAAGCACCGGCTCACGGGCATCATCCTCGCCACGGGCGGGACGGGGCTCGTGCGCGCGGCGTACTCCTCCGGCAAGCCCGCCTTCGGCGTCGGCCCCGGAAACGTCCCGGCCTTCGTCGATCGGAGCGCCGACATCGCCAAGGCCGCGCGCGACATCGTCGCGGGGAAGACGTTCGACAACGGCGTCCTGTGCTCCGCCGAGAACGCGGTGGTCGCGGACGCGCCGATCGACGGAGCGCTGGTCGAAGCGATGAAGGCCGAAGGCGCGGCGTTCCTCGACGCGGCCGAGATCGCGGCGCTCGAGCGCGTCGTCGTCACGCCGGCGGGCGCTCTGAACACCGCCATCGTCGGACGGGACGCGTCGACCATCGCCGCGATGGCGGGCCTCCGTGTCGCCGGGGGAACCCGGTGCCTGATCGCACGGCTCGACCGCGTCGGCGCGGAGGCGCCCCTCTCCCGCGAGAAGCTCTCCCCCATCCTCGCCTACTACGTCGAGGACGGCTGGGAGGCGGCGTGCGCGCGCTGCCTCGAGATCCTGGCGTACGGCGGAATGGGCCACACCATGTCGATCCACGCGCGGGACCGGGACGTCATCATGCGCTTCGCCCTCGGCAAGCCCGTCTTCCGCATCGTCGTCAACTCGCCGGCGGCGGTCGGGGCGGTCGGCGTGACGACCGGCGTGGATCCGTCGATGACTCTGGGATGCGGGGCCCTTGGAGGCAACATCACCTCGGACAACATCACTCCGCGCCACCTCGTCAACGTGAAGCGTCTGGCTTTCGAGCTCAGGTCCTTCGCGGCGGAGGCGCCCCCCGGGCCCCCGGCCCGCCCACCGGGGATTGTCCCTGGCTTCCCGAGGTCGGCAACGGGCACCGCGCCGGTGCCCGCGCCCTCGTCGGCACCCGCGTCGCCAAAGGGCCTCCCCGACCCGGCTTCGCTGCGCGCCCTCATCCTCGCGGCGGCCGACCGGCGGGGCGTCGTCGCGCCGGGACGGCCCGCCGACCCCCCGGAGCGCGAGGGCCCCCGCGCGCGCGCCGTGCGCCCGGACGCCCCGGGCGGCGCGCCGACCGGAACGCGCGCGACGCCGGGGCCCGTTCCTTTCGTCAGCGAGGCCGACGTGCGCGCCGCGCTTCTCGAGGGGCGGCGCATCGCGATCTCCTCGAAGACCATCGTCACTCCGTCGGCCCGCGATCTCGGCGATGCGCACCGTGTCTTCGTCGAGAGCTGA
- a CDS encoding PIG-L family deacetylase, with protein MKKVLVVSAHPDDEVLGPGGTLRRHALAGDDVTAFIACCGTNLRYGTEAERKLRSAASSAAAALGFREVRLGDLPDQGLDTMTLTRVIDPLEKLLDDIRPEILYTHFAGDINRDHRTLFEALAVAARPYSAPYLRRFISFETPSSTEWGTSAGMPPFDPNMYVDISSTLEDKIRAFGLYESEVRPAPHPRSPESLRARAVMWGSVVGCAAAEAFRLVREIEAPA; from the coding sequence GTGAAGAAGGTGCTGGTCGTCTCGGCGCACCCCGACGACGAGGTGCTGGGCCCCGGCGGAACGCTGCGGCGCCACGCTCTCGCGGGCGACGACGTGACCGCGTTCATCGCGTGCTGCGGGACGAACCTGCGCTACGGGACGGAGGCGGAGCGGAAGCTCCGATCGGCGGCCTCGTCGGCGGCGGCGGCGCTCGGATTCCGCGAGGTCCGGCTCGGCGATCTGCCGGACCAGGGGCTCGACACGATGACCCTGACGCGGGTGATCGATCCGCTCGAGAAGCTCCTCGACGACATCCGGCCCGAAATCCTTTACACGCACTTCGCGGGGGACATCAACCGGGACCACCGGACGCTCTTCGAGGCGCTGGCCGTGGCCGCGCGCCCGTACTCCGCGCCGTACCTCAGGAGGTTCATCTCGTTCGAGACCCCCTCGTCCACGGAGTGGGGGACGTCGGCCGGGATGCCGCCGTTCGATCCGAACATGTACGTCGACATCTCCTCGACGCTCGAGGACAAGATCCGGGCGTTCGGGCTCTACGAGTCCGAAGTCCGTCCGGCGCCCCATCCGCGATCCCCGGAGTCGCTGCGCGCCCGCGCGGTCATGTGGGGGTCGGTGGTCGGATGCGCCGCGGCCGAGGCCTTCCGCCTCGTTCGCGAGATCGAGGCCCCCGCGTAG
- a CDS encoding nucleotidyltransferase family protein, whose product MGEVNPGAPAAHDPAAGLSPPVSRALLAIWAREGKWAEIALTGASMAPLIPDGSRLTVRFGRLGLARGDVVLYATESRLIAHRVLRLGRRGARWGFVRTKGDPVRSGEAAWIPVEDVVGRVVAVRRPDGSSVLLNTAAGRLRGKLAAAISGAGASVESAARSRLGVGRALTVTPSLLRMVDPVGRAGSGRRHREAGLLLRPEERFLIASTSLRMAAEDDRRLLRLLGGDVPWPRVLGSAGRLGLTPRLFRNLTRPAFRGLVPATTMATLARGAHASACQMMFQLDAVRTMVPVLREAGVEPVLLKGAALAVTLYDQPALRTMQDIDLLVPEESVTAAVRALEGLGLRAIDSDRGPAFYRSHHHAAPMIGMAGRVIVEIHRGLVPPEGGLRLETREFIRRAVRAGFEGASYLVLSPEDQLLHASLHLSYCDRFVGKLRDLLDLHALVDLNEGRLDWGRLLESARGVEAARSLYSTLDLSRRLLGTGVPAEALNEMARAAGWDPLAERLLRALARASVFAAAPHEGLLPGASARWMCGTLLRRTGWGGRLRALAQLLSEA is encoded by the coding sequence GTGGGCGAGGTCAATCCTGGAGCCCCCGCGGCTCACGACCCCGCGGCTGGACTCTCGCCGCCGGTCTCCCGCGCCCTCCTCGCCATCTGGGCGCGGGAGGGAAAGTGGGCGGAGATCGCGCTCACCGGGGCGAGCATGGCTCCGCTCATCCCCGACGGGTCCCGTCTCACGGTGCGCTTCGGCCGCCTGGGGCTCGCCCGCGGCGATGTGGTGCTCTACGCGACGGAGAGCCGGCTCATCGCGCACCGCGTCCTCCGGTTGGGCCGGCGCGGCGCGCGATGGGGGTTCGTCCGGACCAAGGGAGATCCCGTGCGGTCCGGCGAGGCCGCCTGGATCCCGGTCGAGGACGTCGTGGGGCGGGTCGTGGCCGTGCGGCGTCCCGACGGATCGTCCGTCCTGTTGAACACCGCCGCCGGAAGGCTTCGCGGCAAGCTCGCGGCCGCGATCTCCGGCGCCGGCGCGTCGGTCGAATCGGCGGCCCGATCCCGGCTTGGCGTCGGCCGCGCATTGACCGTCACCCCCTCTCTCCTCCGGATGGTGGATCCGGTGGGACGCGCGGGGAGCGGACGGAGGCATCGCGAGGCGGGACTTCTCCTCCGCCCGGAGGAGCGGTTTCTCATCGCGTCGACCTCGCTGAGAATGGCCGCCGAGGACGACCGCCGGCTGCTCCGTCTTCTCGGCGGGGACGTCCCGTGGCCGCGGGTGCTCGGTTCGGCCGGTCGCCTCGGCCTCACGCCGCGGCTCTTTCGAAATCTCACCCGGCCCGCTTTCCGCGGACTGGTTCCGGCGACGACGATGGCCACGCTCGCCCGGGGCGCGCACGCGTCGGCGTGCCAGATGATGTTCCAGCTCGACGCCGTCCGGACGATGGTGCCCGTGCTCCGCGAGGCCGGCGTCGAACCCGTTCTCCTCAAGGGGGCCGCGCTCGCCGTCACGCTCTACGATCAACCGGCGCTGCGGACGATGCAGGACATCGACCTCCTCGTGCCGGAGGAGAGCGTGACGGCCGCGGTGCGCGCGCTCGAAGGTCTCGGACTTCGCGCGATCGATTCCGATCGCGGCCCGGCGTTCTACCGATCGCATCATCACGCGGCGCCGATGATCGGGATGGCGGGACGCGTGATCGTCGAGATTCACCGCGGGCTGGTTCCGCCGGAGGGCGGGCTCCGCCTCGAGACCCGTGAGTTCATCCGGCGCGCCGTGCGCGCCGGGTTCGAAGGGGCCTCCTACCTCGTCCTCTCCCCGGAGGACCAGCTGCTCCACGCGAGCCTCCACCTCTCCTACTGCGATCGGTTCGTCGGCAAGCTCAGGGATCTCCTCGATCTCCACGCGCTGGTGGATCTCAACGAAGGGCGGCTCGACTGGGGGCGCCTCCTGGAATCGGCCCGTGGGGTCGAGGCGGCGCGAAGCCTCTATTCCACGCTCGATCTGTCCCGTCGCCTCCTCGGCACCGGAGTGCCGGCGGAGGCCTTGAACGAGATGGCGCGCGCCGCAGGCTGGGATCCGCTGGCAGAGCGGCTGCTGCGGGCCCTCGCGAGGGCGAGCGTCTTCGCCGCCGCGCCGCACGAAGGGCTCCTGCCGGGCGCGTCGGCGCGCTGGATGTGCGGCACTCTGCTCCGGCGCACGGGCTGGGGCGGGCGCCTCCGGGCGCTGGCTCAGCTGCTCAGCGAGGCCTGA
- a CDS encoding right-handed parallel beta-helix repeat-containing protein, with protein sequence MIGFALLVVLGSGLSPAAVIKVNPSTMLVEGVLSNTHVVTPNPHFSWTVPSGTQTNWQIQIDSDPNFNGHFGQIWFWDSGSGSKSGQEAATDIQYASISAPGFFPRSIDTRADLIYWRLRVQINNDPNWNTDPNYFSTGVFKLNLLPISSDNVSAVDEPTPGAIPAMVFPALNPSPKEFFVSPTGDDASAGTLAAPFKTISKGVTVLNPGDTLSIRAGVYNENVRMTPTFSGVKNGTPGNPITVRARPGESVTVRGVTVGTQPFAPFQFVGASVSIQHWVLDGVKLGGTGAAVGVSLNFADFVTLRNLSFESTFNSSGTGIQILGGGFGNRVLSSVFDTRMFDMLENGGSKYLEVRGNEFKNQNGHVAIHWHNSGSQGGIIEGNSFHDLVTTEGGIFAYLSCDGLVVRDNLFYNISEATNGYAAGIVPLRCGKVLVENNTFVNNRRGIGINEFARFMIIRNNIFFNNPGPALDFTPLQSAQQGSSTVGTVVTHNFSFNNVKDTDFFYAQDANTVTFVSNCFGGPNPSSNLACNPKFVNAGANDFHLAAGSPAIDAGDPNVPVPIGGGAAPDLGALEAGAAAMPPYDFQPELTLGDVSPKFSWTLVDRDNDLHALFPTSFTDLDTQAGFQLQIDTKNTFDSVSGDRPIFDSGAILSSTSSYIVPDLNALTPGDYYMRVRLRDENTAVLGAWSNNDFRVRIAQEPTPPALAQQNPAPGALGVPPSTNVSTHVVDFGAGVNSGTIVMHIGVNDSSAPTLVSPSVTQSGATPADFLVTFTPAANLFSSGDVITVRVVADDLFAPPNHMDVKYSFTVKDTTPPAAPVNLRVIP encoded by the coding sequence GTGATCGGTTTCGCTCTCCTGGTGGTTCTCGGATCCGGGCTCTCGCCCGCGGCCGTCATCAAGGTCAATCCGAGCACGATGCTCGTCGAGGGGGTGCTGAGCAACACGCACGTCGTCACCCCGAACCCGCATTTCAGCTGGACGGTTCCGAGCGGGACCCAGACTAACTGGCAGATCCAGATCGACTCCGATCCGAATTTCAACGGCCATTTCGGGCAGATCTGGTTCTGGGACAGCGGGAGCGGAAGCAAGAGCGGGCAGGAGGCGGCCACCGACATCCAGTACGCCTCGATCAGCGCTCCCGGTTTCTTCCCGCGATCGATCGACACGCGCGCGGATCTCATCTACTGGCGCCTTCGCGTCCAGATCAACAACGACCCGAACTGGAACACGGATCCGAACTACTTCAGCACCGGCGTCTTCAAGCTCAACCTGCTGCCGATTTCGTCGGACAACGTCAGCGCCGTCGACGAGCCGACCCCCGGGGCGATCCCGGCGATGGTCTTTCCGGCTCTGAACCCCTCGCCGAAGGAGTTCTTCGTGTCTCCCACCGGCGACGACGCCAGCGCCGGGACGCTCGCGGCGCCGTTCAAGACGATCTCCAAGGGGGTGACGGTCCTGAACCCGGGGGACACGCTTTCGATCCGGGCGGGCGTCTACAACGAGAACGTGAGGATGACACCGACTTTCTCGGGGGTGAAGAACGGAACCCCGGGGAACCCCATCACGGTGCGGGCGCGACCCGGCGAGTCCGTAACGGTCCGGGGCGTCACCGTGGGAACGCAGCCGTTCGCCCCCTTCCAGTTCGTCGGGGCGTCGGTCTCAATCCAGCACTGGGTTCTCGACGGCGTGAAGCTCGGCGGCACCGGCGCCGCCGTCGGAGTCTCCTTGAATTTCGCCGACTTCGTGACCCTCAGGAACCTCTCGTTCGAGTCGACCTTCAACTCGTCGGGCACGGGGATTCAGATTCTCGGGGGCGGGTTCGGGAACCGCGTCCTCAGCTCGGTCTTCGACACCAGGATGTTCGACATGCTCGAGAACGGAGGGTCGAAGTACCTGGAGGTGCGCGGGAACGAGTTCAAGAACCAGAACGGCCACGTCGCCATCCACTGGCACAACAGCGGGAGCCAGGGAGGCATCATCGAGGGGAACTCCTTCCACGATCTCGTGACGACGGAGGGCGGGATCTTCGCCTACCTGTCGTGCGACGGGCTCGTCGTGAGAGACAACCTCTTCTACAACATCAGCGAGGCGACGAACGGGTACGCCGCGGGCATCGTGCCGCTCCGGTGCGGCAAGGTGCTGGTCGAGAACAACACCTTCGTCAACAACCGGAGGGGGATCGGGATCAACGAGTTCGCCCGGTTCATGATCATCAGGAACAACATCTTCTTCAATAACCCGGGGCCGGCCCTCGACTTCACGCCGCTGCAGAGCGCGCAGCAGGGGAGCAGCACCGTCGGCACCGTCGTGACGCACAACTTCAGCTTCAACAACGTCAAGGACACCGACTTCTTCTACGCGCAGGACGCGAACACCGTCACGTTCGTGTCGAATTGCTTCGGCGGGCCGAACCCTTCCTCGAACCTCGCGTGCAATCCCAAGTTCGTGAACGCGGGTGCGAACGATTTCCATCTCGCGGCGGGAAGTCCCGCCATCGACGCCGGCGACCCGAACGTTCCGGTGCCGATCGGCGGCGGGGCCGCGCCGGACCTCGGCGCGCTCGAGGCCGGGGCCGCGGCGATGCCTCCCTACGATTTCCAGCCGGAGCTCACGCTCGGGGACGTCTCGCCGAAGTTCTCCTGGACCCTCGTCGATCGGGACAACGATCTGCACGCGCTCTTCCCGACGTCCTTCACGGACCTGGACACGCAGGCGGGGTTCCAGTTGCAGATCGACACGAAGAACACCTTCGACAGCGTCAGCGGGGACCGGCCGATCTTCGACTCGGGTGCCATCCTCTCGTCGACCTCCTCCTACATCGTCCCCGATCTCAACGCGCTGACGCCCGGCGACTACTACATGCGCGTGAGGCTCCGCGACGAGAACACGGCGGTGCTGGGCGCGTGGTCGAACAACGACTTCCGCGTGCGGATCGCGCAGGAGCCGACGCCTCCCGCGCTCGCGCAGCAGAATCCCGCGCCGGGCGCGCTGGGAGTGCCCCCGTCGACGAACGTCTCGACGCATGTGGTCGATTTTGGCGCGGGGGTCAACTCGGGGACGATCGTGATGCACATCGGGGTCAACGACTCCAGCGCGCCGACCCTCGTGTCGCCCTCCGTCACCCAGTCCGGCGCGACACCGGCGGATTTCCTCGTCACGTTCACGCCGGCGGCGAACCTCTTCAGCTCGGGAGACGTGATCACGGTGCGCGTCGTGGCGGACGACCTCTTCGCGCCGCCGAACCACATGGACGTGAAGTACTCCTTCACCGTGAAGGACACGACGCCACCCGCGGCGCCGGTGAATCTCAGGGTGATCCCGTGA
- a CDS encoding sugar transferase, producing MQRLIDIAASGILLLVLSPLLLVVALLIRFESSGGAFFRQERVGLHGALFTMFKFRTMRPPREGEGVRLATAGDDRITSLGRFLRSSKIDELPQLINVLRGEMTMIGPRAETPNFIPYFTQEQREVLGVKPGLTGPGQIHYTVHQAGRIPEGADANTIYIEEILPEKLAIDLEYVRHRSWRRDLSILGRTLLVVLSLGRRG from the coding sequence ATGCAGCGCCTGATCGACATCGCGGCTTCGGGGATCCTGCTCCTTGTCCTGTCTCCTCTGCTCCTCGTCGTGGCGCTGCTGATCCGTTTCGAGTCCTCCGGCGGCGCGTTCTTCAGGCAGGAGAGGGTCGGCCTCCACGGTGCGCTCTTCACGATGTTCAAGTTCCGGACGATGCGGCCGCCGCGCGAGGGAGAAGGCGTTCGCCTCGCGACGGCCGGGGACGATCGCATCACCTCGTTGGGGCGATTCCTCAGGTCGAGCAAGATCGACGAGCTGCCCCAGCTCATCAACGTGCTGCGCGGCGAGATGACGATGATCGGGCCACGGGCCGAGACGCCGAACTTCATCCCGTACTTCACGCAGGAGCAGCGGGAGGTGCTCGGCGTGAAGCCCGGACTCACGGGGCCCGGCCAGATCCACTACACGGTCCACCAGGCGGGGCGCATCCCCGAGGGGGCCGATGCCAACACCATCTACATCGAGGAGATCCTCCCGGAGAAGCTCGCGATCGATCTCGAGTACGTGCGCCACCGCTCCTGGCGCCGCGATCTCTCGATCCTCGGGCGGACACTCCTGGTCGTCCTGTCGCTCGGGAGGCGAGGGTGA